Proteins co-encoded in one Oreochromis aureus strain Israel breed Guangdong linkage group 3, ZZ_aureus, whole genome shotgun sequence genomic window:
- the LOC116317507 gene encoding uncharacterized protein LOC116317507 isoform X2, with the protein MRNFDSLTVLLVCTLSWIPVSQPLEVQSEKEVTLLCSNFSSSPTQIFWFRVTNRAKLTCIAVMFKPDEPASFCDGFQNGKFEMSTNLSTVFLKIKQVDLLDSGLYFCGYKIQKSTVIVEATDLVVQDTFIRLPNVMSVILGVLTVFLITVIVCLTVKIKKLQKVHTEGKNLQQEERQSSEHLHYAAVTFHPKTESPHRPASATEVDPDVIYSSTR; encoded by the exons ATGAGGAACTTTGACTCTCTAACAGTTTTACTTGTCTGCACCCTCA gttgGATCCCTGTATCACAACCTTTGGAGGTTCAGTCTGAAAAAGAAGTCACGCTGCTGTGCTCCAACTTTTCCAGTTCTCCCACACAGATATTCTGGTTCAGAGTGACCAACAGAGCCAAACTCACCTGTATCGCTGTGATGTTCAAACCTGATGAACCTGCTTCATTCTGCGATGGATTTCAAAATGGAAAATTTGAAATGAGCACTAATTTATCCACTGTGTTTCTCAAAATTAAACAAGTGGATTTATTGGACTCTGGACTTTATTTCTGTGGATATAAAATACAGAAGAGTACGGTTATTGTCGAAGCAACAGATTTAGTGGTCCAAG ACACTTTTATCAGATTACCAAATGTGATGAGTGTGATCCTCGGTGTTCTGACTGTTTTCCTGATCACAGTCATCGTTTGTCTGACTGTTAAAATCAAAAAGCTTCAGAAAg TTCACACTGAAGGAAAGAATCTACAACAAGAAGAG AGGCAGAGCTCAGAGCACCTGCACTATGCAGCTGTGACATTTCATCCAAAAACAGAAAGTCCTCACAGGCCTGCATCAGCCACAGAAGTGGACCCAGATGTTATTTATTCATCTACTCGATAG
- the LOC116317507 gene encoding uncharacterized protein LOC116317507 isoform X1 produces MRNFDSLTVLLVCTLSWIPVSQPLEVQSEKEVTLLCSNFSSSPTQIFWFRVTNRAKLTCIAVMFKPDEPASFCDGFQNGKFEMSTNLSTVFLKIKQVDLLDSGLYFCGYKIQKSTVIVEATDLVVQDTFIRLPNVMSVILGVLTVFLITVIVCLTVKIKKLQKVHTEGKNLQQEEVKCFILCPSHSLSVNVSSFLLSCETDSSYSQRQSSEHLHYAAVTFHPKTESPHRPASATEVDPDVIYSSTR; encoded by the exons ATGAGGAACTTTGACTCTCTAACAGTTTTACTTGTCTGCACCCTCA gttgGATCCCTGTATCACAACCTTTGGAGGTTCAGTCTGAAAAAGAAGTCACGCTGCTGTGCTCCAACTTTTCCAGTTCTCCCACACAGATATTCTGGTTCAGAGTGACCAACAGAGCCAAACTCACCTGTATCGCTGTGATGTTCAAACCTGATGAACCTGCTTCATTCTGCGATGGATTTCAAAATGGAAAATTTGAAATGAGCACTAATTTATCCACTGTGTTTCTCAAAATTAAACAAGTGGATTTATTGGACTCTGGACTTTATTTCTGTGGATATAAAATACAGAAGAGTACGGTTATTGTCGAAGCAACAGATTTAGTGGTCCAAG ACACTTTTATCAGATTACCAAATGTGATGAGTGTGATCCTCGGTGTTCTGACTGTTTTCCTGATCACAGTCATCGTTTGTCTGACTGTTAAAATCAAAAAGCTTCAGAAAg TTCACACTGAAGGAAAGAATCTACAACAAGAAGAGGTGAAGTGTTTCATTTTGTGTCCTTCACACTCTTTATCAGTTAATGTTAGTAGTTTTTTACTCAGCTGTGAGACTGACAGTTCTTATTCACAGAGGCAGAGCTCAGAGCACCTGCACTATGCAGCTGTGACATTTCATCCAAAAACAGAAAGTCCTCACAGGCCTGCATCAGCCACAGAAGTGGACCCAGATGTTATTTATTCATCTACTCGATAG